A part of Cuculus canorus isolate bCucCan1 chromosome 23, bCucCan1.pri, whole genome shotgun sequence genomic DNA contains:
- the LOC128854369 gene encoding placenta-expressed transcript 1 protein-like, producing MATFLFLVQLLFIGTLTTSANAETETCNWLLNTTESNFTVSVTPDVYKANTTYLVTITDNKNLTNNVTKYLLQALSPQNASLGKWHVEESENCSSINTIVLSGTENKANWTSPESNITSVQIRAYIRLKDNSTQLSTVTLRKETGTPTTPNSVSMVQSSSFFIAVIQLPLVLITSKLLS from the exons ATGGCAACATTCCTCTTCTTAGTGCAACTCCTCTTCATCGGGACACTCACCACCTCAGCAAACGCAGAGACAGAAACATGTAATTGGCTCCTGAATACAACTGAAAGCAACTTCACTGTAAGCGTGACACCCGATGTATACAAGGCAAACACAACCTACCTAG TTACAATAACTGACAACAAAAACCTCACCAACAATGTGACCAAATATCTGCTGCAAGCCTTATCCCCGCAAAACGCCTCCCTGGGAAAATGGCATGTGGAAGAGAGCGAAAACTGCAGTTCTATCAACACAATAGTACTAAGCGGCACTGAGAATAAAGCAAACTGGACATCTCCAGAAAGTAACATAACTTCTGTGCAAATCAG GGCATACATTCGCCTAAAAGATAATTCCACTCAGCTCTCGACTGTGACTCTGCGCAAAG AAACAGGAACACCAACCACCCCCAACTCCGTCTCCATGGTTCAGAGCAGCTCCTTCTTTATAGCCGTCATTCAGCTGCCGCTGGTCCTCATCACAAGCAAACTCCTCTCCTAG
- the PTS gene encoding 6-pyruvoyl tetrahydrobiopterin synthase produces MAPRCSRRARLSRCVSFSACHRLHSKALSDEENLKVFGKCNNPNGHGHNYKVIVTVQGEIDPVSGMVINLTDLKEYMQEAIMEPLDHKNLDKDVPYFADVVSTTENVAVFIWENLKKLLPTGILYKVKVYETDQNIVVYKGEETISEK; encoded by the exons ATGGCGCCGCGCTGTTCCCGGCGGGCGCGGCTCTCGCGCTGCGTCAGCTTCAGCGCCTGTCACCGCCTGCACAG TAAAGCACTGAGCGatgaagaaaacctgaaagTGTTTGGGAAATGCAATAATCCAAATGGCCACGGACACAACTATAAAG ttataGTCACTGTGCAAGGAGAG atTGACCCAGTCTCAGGAATGGTCATAAACCTGACAGACCTGAAAGAATATATGCAG gagGCAATCATGGAACCACTTGACCACAAAAACCTGGATAAGGACGTGCCATATTTCGCGGATGTTGTGAG CACCACAGAGAATGTTGCAGTATTCATCTGGGAAAACCTCAAGAAGCTGCTGCCCACAGGAATTCTTTATAAAGTCAAAGTGTATGAAACGGACCAGAACATTGTTGTTtataaaggagaagaaacaatCTCTGAGAAGTGA